From Capsicum annuum cultivar UCD-10X-F1 unplaced genomic scaffold, UCD10Xv1.1 ctg3164, whole genome shotgun sequence, the proteins below share one genomic window:
- the LOC124891168 gene encoding nardilysin-like → MAVSGRTFTADDIVEKSPNDKRLYRCMQLPNGLCALLVHDPDIYPDGLPEHSGNCEKNEDDDNEESEDSDFEGGGGGGGEEEEEESDDADEEAGDVRDKGPSLKKAAAAMCVRTGSFSDPYDAQGLAHFLG, encoded by the exons ATGGCGGTTAGCGGCCGTACTTTTACAGCGGATGACATAGTAGAAAAGTCTCCAAACGATAAGCGTTTGTACAGATGCATGCAACTCCCTAATGGCCTCTGTGCTCTTCTGGTTCACGATCCTGATATCTACCCCGATGGACTTCCAGAACATTCTGGAAACTGCGAAAAAAACGAAGACGATGATAATGAGGAAAGTGAAGATAGCGATTttgaaggaggaggaggaggaggaggagaagaagaagaagaagaaagtgatGACGCTGATGAAGAAGCAGGTGATGTTCGAGACAAAGGTCCTTCACTGAAAAAG GCAGCAGCTGCAATGTGTGTAAGAACCGGCAGTTTCTCTGATCCTTATGATGCTCAGGGTCTTGCACATTTTCTTGGTTAG